The Campylobacter curvus genome includes the window GCGTGGTATGCTAGGATGGTGCGATCCGTGGTGCTTTCTTTAAAAAATAAAGAATATATCCTCATAACGCGTATCAGCGGTGCGAGCGAGGCTGTAAATTTTAAAAAAAATATGCTACGCCCGATACTTTCGCAGTGCGTAATACTCGGCACGCTAGACATCGGACACATCATGCTTCATATCTCGGCTCTTAGCTTTCTTGGGCTTGGCGTGCGCGCACCAAAAGCCGAATGGGGCATAATGATAAGCGATGCGAAAGACTTTATATTCACACATTCAGAGCTCATGTTCTATCCCGGCATAGCGCTATTTTTATGCGTGGCGAGCTTTAACATCATAGGCGATCATCTTCGCGACAAGCTTGATGCGGGACGAAATTTAGAGGTTTGCGATGAATACGCTCGAGCTTAAAAATTTAAACATAACTAACGGCGAGCACGAGCTGGTAAAGGGCGTGAGCTTTAAGCTAGATCAGGGCGAAATCCTAGCCCTTGTAGGCAAGAGTGGCAGCGGAAAGACGCTAAGCGCGATGTCCGTGCTCGGCTTTTTACCTGCTACACTCAAGAAAACGAGCGGCGAAATTTTATATAACGGCACTAAGCTAAATAGCCGCGATATGCGCCTACGGCCTATCTCCATCATAATGCAAAACCCAAAAACAGCCTTCAATCCTATCCTCACTATCGGCACTCATGCGCTCCACTCGCTAAAAGCGGTCGGTAGGGCGGATCGAAATTTTAAAGAGCTCATAATAAGCACGCTTGCTGAGGTCGGGTTGGGCGCGCGAGTATATGATATGTATCCATTTGAGATGAGCGGGGGCATGCTCCAGCGCGCCATGATAGCGCTCGCACTGCTGGCCTCTCCTAAATTTATAATAGCCGACGAGCCTACGACCGATCTTGATCTGCTGACGCAAGATAAAATTTTAGAGCTTTTAAAGCGGCTAGTCAAAGAGCGAAACATCGGCATGTTGCTTGTCACGCATGATTTTGGCGTGGTGGCGAAAGTGGCCGACCGACTTGCCGTGATGAGCGAAGGGCGCATCGTAGAAAGCGGCGATACGAGGGAAATTTTTGAGCGTCCGACTCACCCTGCCAGTCGCGAGCTGGTGGGAGCCTTTGAGTACCTTATGAAATTTGCTCCTGCCTCAGACGGCGTCAAAGCAAACGTAAATTTAGACGCACCGACTGCTATCGAAATATCGGGTCTAAGTCACTCCTACGCCAGCTATACGCTCTTTGGCGGTAAAAAAGAGAGTGAAATTTTAAAAAACGTGAGCTTTAGCCTACGCAAAAACCGTGCGCTAGGGCTACTTGGCAGATCTGGATGCGGTAAAAGCACGTTAGCAAATATCATCATGGGGCTGATACGCCCCAGCTTTGGCGAAGTGAAAATTTTCGGCGAGAAACTGCGCGTCGATACGCTAGCAAGTAGGAGAGAGCTTTATAAAAACGTGCAAATCGTCTTTCAAGACCCGCTAAGCTCGGTAAATCCCGCCTCAAGCGTATTTGACGTGATAAAAGAGCCGCTTATGTATCTTGGCGAATTTAGCGCGCAAGAGATCAAGACGCGCGTACTTGAGATGCTTAGCTTCGTGCAGCTTGAGCCGAGATTTTTGCAGCGTAAAGCCACGAGCCTCAGCGGAGGACAGATCCAGCGCGTTTGTCTGGCTCGCGCCCTAGCCGTGAAGCCTAAAATTTTGATACTCGACGAGACGCTTTCAAACCTCGATCTGACGCTTAGGATACAAATTTTACAGCTACTTTTGGCGCTCAAAAACGAGCTGTCGTTTCTTTTTATCACGCATGACGTCGCGCTTGCGAGGATATTTTGTGACGAGATCATTTTGCTTGATGAGGGCAGGATCGCAGAAAAGATAAGCGCTGATGAGAAATTTAGCACCAAGCTTGGAAAAGAGCTGGAAAATGCGGCTTTGTTTTAATGGATTGTTGATTTTTTAAAATTTTAAGCACTCTAGCGTAGTCAAACCTTGCTAGCGAGCTTATTGCCGCCGATTTTTACAAAGCTTTGCTATGCTTGCAACTACAAGTAGAGCGTGCTACGCACTCGTAACGTTCTGCTTGCAGGGAAAACGCGAACAGCGTTTGAGTAGTGCAACGAAGCGTCTTGAAAAGGGAAGATACGAGCAGTATCTGAGTAGCAACGCGAAGCAGAAAAAATCGTGCTAAGGCTTAGCTTCACTTTATTCGCTACTCTCGCAAGCAGGGGAACGGCTACTCGCTCTGCACTTCTGCTAGCAGTCGTGAGTGCAACGAAACGAAAAATTAGGCAAGCCCGCAGGGGCTGAGTAGTTTTTTGCGAAGCAAAAAAAGATTTCCTTGAAACCCTGTTCGCGTCTGTCCTAGGTCGCTCCTGGAGCGAACAGGGTTTTTGCTTCACTTCGTTCGCAACTGCAAGGCAGAAGCGAAGCAAGTGCCAATGATTTATTATAGCAAAGCTTTTTATTTTATGTATTTCACGGCTTGCCCGCAAAGACAAGCCGTGAAATTTCAGTGAAGCTCGCTCCAGACTTTGCGCTTCCAAAGCCAAGCGAAAATTCCAAGTATGAAAAAGTAGATCATCACGTAAATTCCGAGGCTCTCGCGCTCATCTTTCTTGCTATCACCCACTTTTTGTATGTAGGATACGATCTGATCCTCGGCGGCTTTATCCAGACCCACGCGCGGCATAGAGGTGCCCGGTAGCATCTTTTGCGTGTCGTTGATGAATTTAGCCAGGTAGTTATCCGAGTTCTTAGAGCGGATCATCATCGAAAGATCGGGAGGATTAGAGCCCATGTAGGCGGCTAAATTTACCTTATTGCTAAGGGTGTATTTTTTGTCGTATTTCATATCGTGACATCTTTGGCATGCATCCTCAAAGAGTTTTTCGTCGCTTATGGCACCGTGTTGTTTCTCATGCTCTGCCGAAACAGACTTTAGATAGGCCACGATATCGGCTATCTCTTTGTTTATATCCTCTCCACCGGCTCCGAAAAATGCAGTCATAGGGAAAGGCTTTTCGTCGTTAAATTTATGAGCCAGTTTAAGCGCCATCGTAGGATTTTTTATGAGTGCGGCTAGGAATTTATCGTCGTAAATTTTACCCGCAGTGCTAAGATCAGGCGGCACTACGCCAAATGTCTGGCTAGCCGTTTCGTTATCCATAGGTGCAGGCATACCAGCGACCTCTACCCCGTGACAGCCGACACAGCCTCCGGCCGTAAATGTCTCGGCGCCTTTGATCGCGTCACCCTTACTTAGATCGATCGCGTTTATATCAGCCCAAAATGCGGTGTAATCATCTAAAATTTTCTGTGCGGTATCGACATCTTTTTGCGCGGCTTGCACGGAATTTTCATTGCCGCTTTTTTTAGCCTCGTCAAGCGCCTTTATCTTTTCCTCTAAAAAATGCTTAGCGTAGTCGGTGTCTTCTGCCGAGAAGTTGTACTCGGCGGCCGCAGTATGCGGATGAAGCTTACTATGAGCGTAAGGCTCGATACCCCAGTATAAAACTCCCGAAAGGATGACAACTATGGCAAAAATTTTAAGCTCTTTCATAATTATCCCCTTTTTCTTTCAAGTATAGTGATCGCAGGCAAGGCGACGATGAATAAAAACAAAAATAGTAGCGATGAGAAAAACCCTATCCAGTCGCTGATACCGCCGGTAGGTAGCTTGCCGTAGATAGAAAGCACGATGAGATCGATGACTAGCACCCAAAACCATACGAAAAATAGCGGGCGGCGATGAGCCGGCGCTACGACGTCGCTTCTGTCAAGCAATGGGATCAGCATGAACGCCACTCCTGCAAAAGCAAATGCCATCAGGCCGATGTTGTAGGCCGAAATCCCAAGTATGTCAAAGAAAAATCCACGTAAAATTTCGTATTGCCAGAGGAAATACCACTCAGGGTAGATGTGTGGCGGAGTTTTGAGCGCATTTGCAGGCTCGAAATTTATTGGATCCATCGCAAAGTTGAAGTGATAGCACACAAGGTATATGAAAAATATCATGAAAAACGATACATACATAAAGTCTTTAGCCAAAAAGCCCGGCCAAAACGGTATGACCTTGGCTTTGCTTCTATCTCCGTTTAGGTATTCGTTAGCTTCTAGCTCAAAGTCGATCTCCTCGCTGTCTAGGTTATTTACGTGCGGGACGCGAAGCGAGTAAAAGTGAATGACTAAAATTACGATCGTGA containing:
- a CDS encoding ABC transporter ATP-binding protein encodes the protein MNTLELKNLNITNGEHELVKGVSFKLDQGEILALVGKSGSGKTLSAMSVLGFLPATLKKTSGEILYNGTKLNSRDMRLRPISIIMQNPKTAFNPILTIGTHALHSLKAVGRADRNFKELIISTLAEVGLGARVYDMYPFEMSGGMLQRAMIALALLASPKFIIADEPTTDLDLLTQDKILELLKRLVKERNIGMLLVTHDFGVVAKVADRLAVMSEGRIVESGDTREIFERPTHPASRELVGAFEYLMKFAPASDGVKANVNLDAPTAIEISGLSHSYASYTLFGGKKESEILKNVSFSLRKNRALGLLGRSGCGKSTLANIIMGLIRPSFGEVKIFGEKLRVDTLASRRELYKNVQIVFQDPLSSVNPASSVFDVIKEPLMYLGEFSAQEIKTRVLEMLSFVQLEPRFLQRKATSLSGGQIQRVCLARALAVKPKILILDETLSNLDLTLRIQILQLLLALKNELSFLFITHDVALARIFCDEIILLDEGRIAEKISADEKFSTKLGKELENAALF
- a CDS encoding c-type cytochrome, which produces MKELKIFAIVVILSGVLYWGIEPYAHSKLHPHTAAAEYNFSAEDTDYAKHFLEEKIKALDEAKKSGNENSVQAAQKDVDTAQKILDDYTAFWADINAIDLSKGDAIKGAETFTAGGCVGCHGVEVAGMPAPMDNETASQTFGVVPPDLSTAGKIYDDKFLAALIKNPTMALKLAHKFNDEKPFPMTAFFGAGGEDINKEIADIVAYLKSVSAEHEKQHGAISDEKLFEDACQRCHDMKYDKKYTLSNKVNLAAYMGSNPPDLSMMIRSKNSDNYLAKFINDTQKMLPGTSMPRVGLDKAAEDQIVSYIQKVGDSKKDERESLGIYVMIYFFILGIFAWLWKRKVWSELH
- a CDS encoding cytochrome b, which gives rise to MAQIHKSSGVIDWLDQRLAFTKLMKVLVSEYWIPKNINFLWAMGVILTTLFLLLIVTGFLLLMYYKPDVNLAFDSVNYTIMQEVEYGWLWRHIHAISASVVFLIMYIHLLTGLYYGSYKRGREVIWISGMVLFICFSAEAFSGYMLPWGQMSYWAATVITQLFGGVPVIGDALVEWIRGDYAVGDSTLTRFFMLHVCLLPLVTIVILVIHFYSLRVPHVNNLDSEEIDFELEANEYLNGDRSKAKVIPFWPGFLAKDFMYVSFFMIFFIYLVCYHFNFAMDPINFEPANALKTPPHIYPEWYFLWQYEILRGFFFDILGISAYNIGLMAFAFAGVAFMLIPLLDRSDVVAPAHRRPLFFVWFWVLVIDLIVLSIYGKLPTGGISDWIGFFSSLLFLFLFIVALPAITILERKRG